TGGGGATATATCGATAATAATTCCAACAAAATCTGTGTAATTATTCTTATCAAAAGTAATATCATGACTTGCAAATTCATTATCTGTACTATTTATAGCTTTATAAAAGCGAATATCAGATGTTTCTTTGAAGTAGTGAATTACTCGTCC
This sequence is a window from Borrelia hispanica CRI. Protein-coding genes within it:
- a CDS encoding DUF1506 family protein — its product is MHVRLRLKNLAGRVIHYFKETSDIRFYKAINSTDNEFASHDITFDKNNYTDFVGIIIDISP